From the genome of Latilactobacillus curvatus JCM 1096 = DSM 20019:
AATTCAATTTCTTTATTTAGAAGAAGATCCTGAAGAATTAATAAAAAAGAATATATCCCACTTAACGTAATAATAAATGTAAACATTCTTAGAGTTTCGCTTTTATCTGTAATTAACGTTACTAGATAATAATATAAGATTATTAAATAATAATAATACGATGCTGTAAACGATGAAAAAAAACTTTGTTGGTAGGAAATTGAACTCCAAAACTCAATACATAAGTTACTAATTAAAAGAAACGCTATCGGAATAAAAAAAGTTACTCGTCTTTTTAATATATTTTTTGTAATTGAGCTGAGGTTAATAATTATAATGCTAATCACAATTATTAACGATAAATATTTAGAGGTGTATGAATTTAGTAATCGACCAAATTCCCAACTTGGTTGCAGTGAAAAGAAATTTGTTTGCATAACTATTAAGGTATATAGCAGTATTTTAGTTATTCTGTTCAATCTTCATTCTCCTAACTATTCAAGATAGTCATATCGGTTACGTTCAGTAATACCGTCAATATAGCTCCTTAATGGTAAAAAACTCTTAGCGTGGATACTCTGCAGTATTCCATATGGAATTAATTTTAAAAAAAACAATATTTTATTCAATGGATCTGCATTACGTCGTACAAAAAGTACAATGTTTCTTCTTAAAAAATACACCTGCATACCACTAATTTTCCCAATTGTTCCATTACCAAGATGATTCCCACTAAATTGAGTCAAACATTCAATTCTGTATCCCTTTCGTTTGAACATTAAACACCAACTAGTTTCTTCAAAATTCAAAAAATATTCTTCTGGAAGTAGTCCAACTTTCTTTATTGCTTCAACTCGACTAACCATACAGGCCCCTACAATATAATCAGCATCGATTATATTACTAGCGTTATCCAAACTTATAGAATTATCATACTTCACATTTCTAAAATTCACTTTATTTCCGATATTTATAAGTACATTTTGACTCCAAATACTTGGTCCAACAACTCCAACATTTCTGTTTTGATTAAGATATTCCGTCATTGGAGAAATTATGTCCTCATTTAGAATAAAATCGTTATTCAGAATGACAACATAGTCCATCCCTTTTTTAATTGCATATTTAATACCCATATTATTGCCAGCAGCAAAGCCCTTATTTCTTTTTGCAGACAACAATTCAAAACTCTTACTATTTGATAGTTTACGAAGTTTGACGAGGGAATCGTCAGATGAATGATTATCAATAACGATTATCCTACTATTATCTATAGATAATTTAGTTAAACGCTCTATGCATTCCTTTGTATCTTCATAATTATTGTAATTTAATATTAATATCGCAATTTTCACTATGTTAAACCTCATCTTAAACTTAAATATTCATTTGATTACTCTTCAATTCGACTAATATTTTTTCCCCAAAGGGAGCCATACTATCATCAAAAACCTCATTACGATCCTGCATAGTAAAGTTATCCATTTTTCTAGTCTGCTTAGTTACATCGAATGCATCGCCCTTCTTAATTTTAGCTTTATAGTCTTCTAATGATTTGTTGTAGTAGTGATTTATAACGATTTTATCTTTTGGAGCGGCCTCGCTACCTATCAATGCCATATAAGGATAATACCATTGACGTTCTTTCGATGTATTTATTGTTTTCCCAATCGTATCAAAGATATGTGGATTTCTTGCACCAACGGTCATATCTGGTTTAATGATTGGCTTATAATCAGCTACATATGAATCTTGAGCTCTCCTGATATAATTCTGAATTACAAGCCCTTTCGGCTTATTAATGTGATGATTTGAACCAAAAATACGCCAACCAACTAATACCTGTGCAACATTACTAGGCAATTTATCTAACCATGTAAAAATGTCTAAACTATTTATCGGAAATAAAAACTCGTCAATATCAATCGTTAGTATCCAAACATGTTCAGTTTTATATCGATTTACTGCATCATTATAAGCTTTTTTTTGTTGATTCTTCCCCGGCCAATAACGATAGTCGATATCTACCTTTTTTTGGAACTCTTCTATTATTGACTTAGTATCATCTGACGACTCATTATCATAGAGAATAAATTTGGTTATCCCTCTATCAATATGATATTGTATCCACTCAGATAGGTACTCTCCCTCATCTTTCATAATTGCGAGTATATATATAGGTCGATTCTTTGAGTTAAAATTAGTATTACTAGATTTACGAAATTTTAAATTGTTTTTTATAAGTATGGGGAATCCAATCATAAACTTTAGAGTCTTATTTACTGCTTTATCTAAAAATTTTGGATTACTGTACCCTTGAAATTTTGTTTGGAACACGATTTTTTTTAAGTTGTTTTTTAATTTTTCTTTCATATTAACTCCTTAAATTTTTAGAGCAGATAACTGTCGATTACACATCATACTTAATCCCACTGAGAATAAAGTTCTTCTACATTTGTAATAAATCCGCTTATAGAATAAAGCTCCCTTTGTCTTTGTAAAGAACGGTCACCATACAATTTTCTTTTATCAGAATCATCTGACAATATGCAAATCGCTTCACTAAGTAATTTGGTATTTTTAACGTTAACCAAAAGTCCATTAAATTCATCAATAACCATTTCTTTTACGCCACCATGCCTGTAACCAATTACAGGTTTCCCAGCAGACATAGCTTCTAGGACCACTGTCGGTAACGGATCTGGATTAGTACTTGGTAATACGAAAATATCAAAAAATTCAAACAACTCTTGTGTATCATTTCTAAAATCGGAAAAATGGATTCTATTTTTCACACTCGATTCTGAAATAGCCTTTTTCAATTCCTCTTTTCGCCACTCTTCACCACTGAAAACTCCACCAACTAGAAAGGCGTGTGCTTTAGGATTAAATCGCAAGACAGGTTCAACCGCTTTTAAAAAATCATCTTGTCCCTTCCAAGCATTGATTCTACCAACCATTCCAATTTTCAGAGTATCTTCTTCAATATTAAATTCATCATACAGATACTCTGTATCCTCTAAAGATACCTCATTGTTCTCAACGCCATTGTATAAAACCTTAATTTTATCTTCCTTTATTAAATTAGTTGACAGCAAATGTTTTTTTACCGCTTTTGAAACGACAAGAACTTCATCTGAATACTTTCCGATTAGATAGCTTAAAAGGTAATTTATTATTTTAGGCTTCAAAATAATTTCATGAATATGCCATATGATTTTTGTACTGAGCTTTCGTTTTAAGGTAATACCCTCAAGTACAGCAGCGGTATTTACATGTATTATCGAAATATTCCTTTTTTTAACTATTTTTTCAATTTCATTACTTTTGTGACGATACTGACTAATATATTGTAATATACCTTTTGGATTAAAATACTTTCTTCGTAGAATAGGATAATCTATGATATATGTTTCAATTTCATTTTCTCTTAACTTTTCCGCTAAAATCCCTTCACTTGGCAATACAACGATTGGCATATATTTTTTCTTATCAATTCCAGTTACTATTTCCAAAAGAATTTTATCAGCCCCGTACATCTCAGAGCCAGCATGCAAATATAAAATTGTTTTCATTTTAATTCTCCTTCAGAAACTGATTCTCATAAGCATCGATAATTAATTTCCAATCAAACTGGTTTGTAATTCGTAAATTTGATTTATTATTTAAATCCTCAATCTCTAAACTAGAAAATAAATCTGCATGATTTAACACGTTTGACAAATTACCATGTGTTTTATCCCAATAAACTGCACCATCTTTACCAACTTCTTGATTAAAGCCAACATTAAGTAATAAGTTAATTTTTGTACTTCCTAAGGCTTCCAACAATGACGGATTCGTTCCACCAACTTCATGTCCATGTAGGTACGCAAATGCATTTTCACGAATAAATTTTAATAGTTCTCCGTTATACACAGTTCCAACAAACTTAATTCTTTTGTCTGCTTCAAATTTAGTCTTAGCTTGTAATTCAGAATAAAATTTATTTTTTTCGACATTGGTAATGATAACTAGATCTTTATCAGTGTTAGAATTCATAAATTCTCTAATCATTGTTTCATAGTTATTTTCTGGTACAAACCGTCCAACGATTAAATAATATTCATTTAACCGTACATTATGTTTCCCATACCAATCAGTTACCACTTGATCAGTTGTTGATAAAGTGGTTTTAACAATATCTGATCCATAGGCAATATACGTTGTCTTAGGTGAATATTGCTTATAATCGTTTTGGATATACTTCTCAATATTTTGGCTATCACAAATTAATAAGTCAGCATGTTTTACCATTAAACGTTCTGAATATTTCCAGTATTTACGAACAGGTACACTCCATTTAGCACGTAACCATTCATGACCATCTGGATTGACAAATAACGTACCGTTGTATTGTTGCAATTGATTTTTAAAATGCTTAATAAATGGGCCCATTCGGCATGCGAGTACATATACAATCGCATTTTGAATGTTATTTTTCTTAATATATTTCATTGTCCATTTGAATGCATTAACATCATATAAAATTGCCTTAGCTGGGCCAACATCTGGTACATCCACATTGAAACAAGTCGCATCATTATACTCAAATGTATCAGCCTTATTCTCAGATAAATCCCGTCGACAAGCAACATAATAACGAATATCTTGACTCTCTTTACGTGCAGTCAACTGTTCCACAAAGGATTCAAACCCACCATAATTAGCAGGGATTCCTTTTGCCCCGATGATAAATATATTTTTAGTCATTTCTATTCTCCCCAGCTTAGTATGCATCATTTGGCATAATCATAATTTTGACTGTTCTGAAGAGAATACCCAAATCATAAACCAAACTACTTTTTTTAATATATTTTAAATCAATTTCAACCATCTCATGGAAACCAATACTATTCCGACCACTAACCTGCCATAAACCTGTACAACCAGGTTTAACCATGAGTCGTTGCCAGTCATAATCCGTATAATCCTTGATTTCCCGTTCTAATGGTGGTCGTGGGCCAACCAATGTCATGTTACCAATTAGGACATTCCACAGTTGCGGTAACTCATCAATACTATATTTACGAATGAACTTACCAACCTTAGTAATGCGCGGGTCTTCCTTCATTTTAAACATCGCACCTTCGACCTCGTTGTACTTCAACAGATTCTTTAATTTTTCATCTGCATCCGTACACATTGAGCGGAATTTGTACATTTTGAACGTTCGCTGTTTTAATCCTAAGCGCGTTTGCGAATAAAAAACGCCGCCTGCAGGATCATCCATTTTGATCAAAATCGCAAGCACAAGAAAAAGCGGGCTCAGTAGGATTAGTCCTACCAAACTCGCTATGATATCGAAAAGTCTTTTGATAATACGATAACCATACCGTTGATCAATAACAGCTTGGTTAAAAAGCATGACTTGGCGTGTATTCTCGACCTCTATCGCTTTATCAAGGTTCTGCTTTTGTACTTCCATATTTATACCCCCCAGGTTTATTACTTTATTTCCTCTGCTCCATAGTACCCACCATAATAACCGCCATAATAGCCGCCCGTATTCTCAGCCTTCACGCGGTTCATAATGGTTCCTAAAATTCGGGCATTAACGACTTCTAACAACTCTTTTGCCTTGGCAACCGAACCCTTTTCAACAATCCCTTGTGGTACCACCAAAATTGTCCCATCAACTTTGCTAGCAAGGATTTGTGCATCCGTCACCGATATTACAGGCGGTACATCAAAAATCACTAAATCAAAATGCTTTGTTAACTCTTGGATTAATTTATCCATCTTCTTCGTATTCAGTAATTCAGATGGATTAGGTGGTACAACCCCGCATGGTAGAACAAATAAATGATCAACTGGTGTTTTTTGAATCGTATTAGTTAAATCAAAGGTTTCGTCGGTTAAGAGTGATGTTAGTCCACGTTTGTTCGGTACTTGAAAGGTTTGATGCACTGTTGGCCGCCGCATATCAGCATCAACTAGTAACACATCAACCCCTTGATCAGCCCAAGTAACTGCGACGTTCGCACTAACCGTGGACTTGCCTTGTGATGGGCCAGCAGATGTAAAGACAACACTCCGTAATTTTTGATCAATTGATGAGAATTGAATATTCGTTCGAACCGTTCTGAATTGTTCCGCAATGACTGAAGTCGGTTCCGTTAACGTAATTAAGCCAACCCCTTCTTTCATACTTGCTTGGTCTAAACCCTTTTCTTTTCTAAATAAGCTCATTTTCCTATCCTCTTCTCGATAAGCGACTACTACTTACATTGATAATCGCTTTTTTAATCAAATCTTTATCAGCAATGTTATTGACGATTCCTAAACTGGTTAAACCAAGTTCTTCTGTTAAGAAACTTTCTTCTTTAACCGTCTTATCCATTAATTCCCGTACAAAGGCAAACCCAATTCCTAATAACAACCCTAGCACCAGACCAATTAAGACGTTCAAGTTCTTTTTGGGTGACACTGGTGTTAAATTCGGTTTGGCTTCTGAAATGATTGAGACGTTGTCAGTCCCACTCATAATTTTCGGTACTTTTTTCTGAAATGTTTGTGCCGTTGTATTGACAATATCTGCCGCAGTATAGGCATTATCAGACTTAGCTGTAATTGAGAAGACTTGCGAATTTTGATTATTAGCAACACTAATCATGCTAGCAAGTTCACCAGCAGTAAGTTTGTGGCCATTTCCCTTATTCATCTTACTTACCACTGAATCCATAATGACCGGTTTTGTAATTAAATCCTTGTAGGTGTTAATCATTTGAACATCAGTTTGTACTTGGTTCCATTGTGCACCAGCATCAGTGCTTTGTTTACGGTTAACCAATAACTCTGCTGAAGCACTATATTGTGGTGTAATCAAGAAAAACGTAACAATGATTGCTAACAGCGTACATACAACCGTTGATGATAGAATAAGGCGGCGATACTTGCGCAAGATGCCGAAAATCTGTTCAATATTAATTGTTTGTTCCATGATACCCTCCAGAAATTAATTAACAGTTATAACTACTTTGTCCATACGAAAAGAAGTTAACCAATACTGGTTAGCTTCTTCCGTGGTTATTTTAAATCTAGTTGTTTTCTTAGAAGTGTCGACATCTTTGATACCTCAGTTGGATTCATGACTTGGAACGATTGCCCGTCAATCATCTGCCCAGTCCCTTTCAATTGTAATGTCTTGAAGTTCATCGCATCCCCATAATTTTGTTGAATGTTCAAGACATCCTTCAAGGTGATATTAGTTTGCATATTATTCGCTAGCACCTGTAAGATTTGGTTATAGTTTGTCACCATATTTAATGAAGTTGCTTTCTTCAAAACAGCTTGAACAATTGCTTGTTGGCGAAGTTGCCGACCAAAGTCTCCGCGTGGATCGTCGTAGCGCATCCGTGAGAATTTCAAAGCAGTTGGTCCATCA
Proteins encoded in this window:
- a CDS encoding glycosyltransferase family 2 protein encodes the protein MKEKLKNNLKKIVFQTKFQGYSNPKFLDKAVNKTLKFMIGFPILIKNNLKFRKSSNTNFNSKNRPIYILAIMKDEGEYLSEWIQYHIDRGITKFILYDNESSDDTKSIIEEFQKKVDIDYRYWPGKNQQKKAYNDAVNRYKTEHVWILTIDIDEFLFPINSLDIFTWLDKLPSNVAQVLVGWRIFGSNHHINKPKGLVIQNYIRRAQDSYVADYKPIIKPDMTVGARNPHIFDTIGKTINTSKERQWYYPYMALIGSEAAPKDKIVINHYYNKSLEDYKAKIKKGDAFDVTKQTRKMDNFTMQDRNEVFDDSMAPFGEKILVELKSNQMNI
- the cps2T gene encoding beta 1-4 rhamnosyltransferase Cps2T; amino-acid sequence: MTKNIFIIGAKGIPANYGGFESFVEQLTARKESQDIRYYVACRRDLSENKADTFEYNDATCFNVDVPDVGPAKAILYDVNAFKWTMKYIKKNNIQNAIVYVLACRMGPFIKHFKNQLQQYNGTLFVNPDGHEWLRAKWSVPVRKYWKYSERLMVKHADLLICDSQNIEKYIQNDYKQYSPKTTYIAYGSDIVKTTLSTTDQVVTDWYGKHNVRLNEYYLIVGRFVPENNYETMIREFMNSNTDKDLVIITNVEKNKFYSELQAKTKFEADKRIKFVGTVYNGELLKFIRENAFAYLHGHEVGGTNPSLLEALGSTKINLLLNVGFNQEVGKDGAVYWDKTHGNLSNVLNHADLFSSLEIEDLNNKSNLRITNQFDWKLIIDAYENQFLKEN
- a CDS encoding YveK family protein → MEQTINIEQIFGILRKYRRLILSSTVVCTLLAIIVTFFLITPQYSASAELLVNRKQSTDAGAQWNQVQTDVQMINTYKDLITKPVIMDSVVSKMNKGNGHKLTAGELASMISVANNQNSQVFSITAKSDNAYTAADIVNTTAQTFQKKVPKIMSGTDNVSIISEAKPNLTPVSPKKNLNVLIGLVLGLLLGIGFAFVRELMDKTVKEESFLTEELGLTSLGIVNNIADKDLIKKAIINVSSSRLSRRG
- a CDS encoding sugar transferase; its protein translation is MLFNQAVIDQRYGYRIIKRLFDIIASLVGLILLSPLFLVLAILIKMDDPAGGVFYSQTRLGLKQRTFKMYKFRSMCTDADEKLKNLLKYNEVEGAMFKMKEDPRITKVGKFIRKYSIDELPQLWNVLIGNMTLVGPRPPLEREIKDYTDYDWQRLMVKPGCTGLWQVSGRNSIGFHEMVEIDLKYIKKSSLVYDLGILFRTVKIMIMPNDAY
- a CDS encoding glycosyltransferase family 4 protein; amino-acid sequence: MKTILYLHAGSEMYGADKILLEIVTGIDKKKYMPIVVLPSEGILAEKLRENEIETYIIDYPILRRKYFNPKGILQYISQYRHKSNEIEKIVKKRNISIIHVNTAAVLEGITLKRKLSTKIIWHIHEIILKPKIINYLLSYLIGKYSDEVLVVSKAVKKHLLSTNLIKEDKIKVLYNGVENNEVSLEDTEYLYDEFNIEEDTLKIGMVGRINAWKGQDDFLKAVEPVLRFNPKAHAFLVGGVFSGEEWRKEELKKAISESSVKNRIHFSDFRNDTQELFEFFDIFVLPSTNPDPLPTVVLEAMSAGKPVIGYRHGGVKEMVIDEFNGLLVNVKNTKLLSEAICILSDDSDKRKLYGDRSLQRQRELYSISGFITNVEELYSQWD
- a CDS encoding CpsD/CapB family tyrosine-protein kinase, whose translation is MSLFRKEKGLDQASMKEGVGLITLTEPTSVIAEQFRTVRTNIQFSSIDQKLRSVVFTSAGPSQGKSTVSANVAVTWADQGVDVLLVDADMRRPTVHQTFQVPNKRGLTSLLTDETFDLTNTIQKTPVDHLFVLPCGVVPPNPSELLNTKKMDKLIQELTKHFDLVIFDVPPVISVTDAQILASKVDGTILVVPQGIVEKGSVAKAKELLEVVNARILGTIMNRVKAENTGGYYGGYYGGYYGAEEIK
- a CDS encoding glycosyltransferase family 2 protein, translated to MKIAILILNYNNYEDTKECIERLTKLSIDNSRIIVIDNHSSDDSLVKLRKLSNSKSFELLSAKRNKGFAAGNNMGIKYAIKKGMDYVVILNNDFILNEDIISPMTEYLNQNRNVGVVGPSIWSQNVLINIGNKVNFRNVKYDNSISLDNASNIIDADYIVGACMVSRVEAIKKVGLLPEEYFLNFEETSWCLMFKRKGYRIECLTQFSGNHLGNGTIGKISGMQVYFLRRNIVLFVRRNADPLNKILFFLKLIPYGILQSIHAKSFLPLRSYIDGITERNRYDYLE